CTTGGGCATTTGCTTGCGAGGTAATCCCTGTTTGCATAACCAATGATATAGCGGCCGTTGTCATAGCGGCTAGAATAAATTTGGTTGGGGTATATTTTCTAAATAGTTTCATCATATCAACTTTCAAACTCTGATAATTTCTTACTTTGGTTAGTGCTCTGTTCAACCACCAGCAATGGGGAGGCGATAAAACAAAATACCATTACTGTACAAGCGCTTATTATGACAAAATGCCATATGGAACGCATGATCTAACGCAATCTACTGGCTTGCTTATGTGAGGCAGCCCTTGAAGGAAGCCGCCATGTTTTGGATTAATTGGAAATAAAGATTTGGGCCCGCATCAAGCCGTGCGCCGAGAGGGTCAATGATGCCTGATTTTGCCTTTGTGCCCTCAATTACGGTCGATACCAGCTTGGACTCAAATTGTGGTTCGGCAAACACGCAAGCTGCATCCAATCCTTTAAGTTTCGTTCTAATTTCACTGATGCGCTCTGCACCTGGTAAGACTTCTGGAGAAACCGTGATCGAGCCAGATGCCGTCACATCAAAGCGCTTTTCAAAATATTGATAAGCATCATGAAAGACGATGAAATTCTTATCATGGAGTGGTTTCAATTCGGCGGCTACATCAGCAATTAAGACGTCAATCTTGCTGGATATAGCTTTGGCATTGGCTTCATACTTGCCGGCATTAGCTGGGTCAGCTTCAACAAGTGTTTCTTCGATTTCGTGGACGAGCGCTTTCGCATTTACAGGATCAAGCCAGACATGGGCATCATGTGCGCCGTGCGCCTCGTGATCGTGTCCCGCCTTTTTGTGTTCTTTATGATCAGACTTGGCTTTCTTATCATGATCATCATGGTCATCGTGCTTGTCATGCTTATCATGCTTGTCATGATCATCGTGCTTGTCATGATCATCGTGCCCGGCCGTTTCTTTGTGATCATCTTTTTCTTCGTGCCCATGCCCATCAAAGGCACCGCCCTCACGAAACTCATGCTTTATAAGATCGTGGGCATCAATCAGTTCAACCGATTTGGCCTTTGCAGCGATGGTCTCAAGAGATTTTTCAAGGAAAGGCTCAAGATCATGCCCTATCCAGAACACAATATTTGCAGCTTCCAGCATTTTGGCCTGCGAAGGCTTTAAAGCATAATTATGCGGGGACGCGGCACCTTGAACAATCAACCCTGGCTTTCCAACACCTTCCATTACTGCCGCCACGAGCGAATGGACCGGCTTGATTGAAGCAACCACATTAACATCAGCTTTGGCGACACTTAGTGGCGCAAGGTAAGGCACAGCAGGGGACGCAAAAAGCAATGTCACGGACAGAGAGAGTAATTTTAAACCACGCAAGACAAGCACTCCTAATAAATATACAAAGATGTGTTATGTTATTGTATTACATTATTGCGTGATGGTATAACCAGTGCCATAAGATATAGCAAGAGCTATTGACGAAAAAAGAGTCTTCTTGAAAACAATGTCGAATATACCTGAACCCCTTGTCACGCTGGATAATGCCGGCATTCACCGTGCAGGCAACTGGCTTGTGCGGGGTGTGAGCTTTTCTATAGAAGCGGGAGAAATTGTAACGCTGATCGGTCCGAACGGTTCGGGGAAATCCACAACCGCCAAAATGGCCCTTGGTATTATCAAGCCGGATGAAGGTTCGGTGACCCGCAAACAAAATTTGAATATCTCCTATGTACCGCAGAAACTTGAGATTGATTGGACGCTGCCGCTTAGTGTTCGCCGTTTCATGCGATTGACCGGCAACGTCAGCACTAATGAGGCTGACAAAGCCATGACTGCCACAGGTGTCAATCATATGGCCGATGCGGAGATGCGAACGCTTTCAGGGGGTGAGTTTCAGCGCGCCATGCTAGCGCGCGCGATTGCACGCAAACCTGACTTGCTGGTCCTCGATGAGCCAGTGCAAGGGGTCGATTTTACTGGTGAGATTGCCCTTTATGATCTCATCAAAAACATTCGCGATGAAATTCAATGCGGCATATTACTGATTTCCCATGATCTGCATGTGGTAATGGCCGCCACTGACCGCGTTATGTGTTTGAATGGCCATGTTTGTTGTTCAGGCACACCAACAGTTGTTG
This sequence is a window from Hyphomicrobiales bacterium. Protein-coding genes within it:
- a CDS encoding metal ABC transporter ATP-binding protein; its protein translation is MSNIPEPLVTLDNAGIHRAGNWLVRGVSFSIEAGEIVTLIGPNGSGKSTTAKMALGIIKPDEGSVTRKQNLNISYVPQKLEIDWTLPLSVRRFMRLTGNVSTNEADKAMTATGVNHMADAEMRTLSGGEFQRAMLARAIARKPDLLVLDEPVQGVDFTGEIALYDLIKNIRDEIQCGILLISHDLHVVMAATDRVMCLNGHVCCSGTPTVVASSPEYQALFGARATSTLAVYEHHHDHTHLPNGLIQHSDGTITDHCHPDDGHHHHDDVSDEKHSLKRETKHDA
- a CDS encoding zinc ABC transporter substrate-binding protein — its product is MLVLRGLKLLSLSVTLLFASPAVPYLAPLSVAKADVNVVASIKPVHSLVAAVMEGVGKPGLIVQGAASPHNYALKPSQAKMLEAANIVFWIGHDLEPFLEKSLETIAAKAKSVELIDAHDLIKHEFREGGAFDGHGHEEKDDHKETAGHDDHDKHDDHDKHDKHDKHDDHDDHDKKAKSDHKEHKKAGHDHEAHGAHDAHVWLDPVNAKALVHEIEETLVEADPANAGKYEANAKAISSKIDVLIADVAAELKPLHDKNFIVFHDAYQYFEKRFDVTASGSITVSPEVLPGAERISEIRTKLKGLDAACVFAEPQFESKLVSTVIEGTKAKSGIIDPLGARLDAGPNLYFQLIQNMAASFKGCLT